The following are encoded in a window of Brevibacillus sp. DP1.3A genomic DNA:
- a CDS encoding S1 RNA-binding domain-containing protein, which translates to MYKRQMREKREPQIIQNGNLAAGMTLTMTVARKTEIGYFLSDGKDEVFLHANEAHERLHIDDEVEVFLYHDHENRLAATMDMPHVGMGEYGWLEVVDISSRMGVFLDNGINKDLLLFIDDLPKHSDEWPRPKDQMLVALKQDKLGRLLAKPVTENEIVKIAAMADQSMKNKSVEGTVYKLIQAGAFLLTEDEHILFIHRDEMVGRLRLGQTVCCRISFVREDGRLNGSMKERKEVQYGEDADKLLRYLINRDGAMPYTDSTEADVIREKFQMSKSSFKRALGKLMKERRVEQVDGWTKIIRDGQEE; encoded by the coding sequence ATGTACAAAAGACAAATGCGTGAAAAGCGTGAGCCCCAAATCATTCAGAACGGAAATTTGGCGGCAGGGATGACGCTTACCATGACGGTAGCGCGAAAAACGGAAATCGGCTATTTTTTGAGCGATGGCAAAGATGAAGTGTTTCTTCATGCCAATGAAGCGCACGAACGTTTACATATCGATGATGAGGTCGAAGTGTTTTTGTACCATGATCACGAGAACCGACTGGCTGCGACCATGGACATGCCTCATGTCGGCATGGGTGAATACGGCTGGTTGGAAGTAGTGGACATTTCTTCGCGCATGGGTGTATTCCTGGACAACGGCATTAACAAGGATCTGCTCTTGTTCATCGATGACCTGCCTAAGCATAGCGATGAATGGCCGCGTCCCAAGGATCAAATGCTAGTAGCGCTGAAGCAAGACAAGCTCGGCAGACTCTTGGCAAAGCCGGTCACTGAAAACGAAATCGTCAAGATCGCAGCAATGGCAGATCAGAGTATGAAGAACAAGTCTGTCGAAGGTACGGTCTACAAATTGATTCAAGCAGGTGCATTCTTGTTGACGGAGGACGAGCATATCCTCTTCATTCATCGTGATGAAATGGTGGGGCGTCTGCGCCTCGGACAAACTGTGTGCTGCCGCATCAGCTTTGTTCGTGAGGATGGCCGTCTGAACGGTTCTATGAAAGAGCGCAAGGAAGTACAGTATGGCGAAGATGCGGACAAGCTGCTGCGCTATTTGATCAATCGTGATGGGGCGATGCCTTATACCGATTCGACAGAAGCGGATGTCATCCGTGAAAAATTCCAAATGAGTAAGTCCAGCTTCAAGCGGGCACTCGGCAAGCTGATGAAGGAACGTCGTGTGGAGCAAGTAGACGGCTGGACCAAAATCATTCGAGACGGACAAGAAGAATAA
- a CDS encoding undecaprenyl-diphosphate phosphatase: MLLLLEHIFLGIVQGLTEFLPISSTGHLVLFRKMFGMQEVGLLFDTMLHFGTLIAVVIVFWPQVRFIIMNPMSKLTKLLVVGTIPTAVIGLAFEDYFEEISQTGITIGWEFLATGAILWAVESMRRGNRRFEEINYTDALIIGTLQGAAILPAISRSGLTIAGALMRGIDRADAARFSFLISLPAILGACVLQTAKLVETPLETALLIPMLVGTMFAGLAGYVAIRWMLTIISTGSMKGFAIYVWVLGGLILLMQLLGW, from the coding sequence ATGCTGTTGTTGCTTGAACATATTTTTCTCGGCATTGTACAAGGCTTGACTGAATTTTTACCGATATCAAGCACGGGTCATCTCGTCCTGTTTCGCAAAATGTTTGGCATGCAGGAGGTAGGCCTTTTATTTGACACGATGCTTCATTTCGGTACGCTGATCGCTGTCGTTATCGTCTTTTGGCCACAGGTTCGTTTTATCATCATGAATCCAATGAGCAAGCTGACAAAGCTATTGGTCGTAGGCACGATCCCTACAGCAGTAATCGGACTCGCCTTTGAAGATTATTTTGAAGAAATCTCGCAGACAGGCATTACGATCGGGTGGGAATTTCTTGCGACAGGCGCGATCCTCTGGGCGGTGGAGTCCATGCGCCGTGGAAATCGAAGATTCGAGGAAATCAACTACACGGACGCCCTCATCATCGGGACACTGCAAGGTGCTGCGATCCTGCCTGCTATTTCCCGCTCAGGACTGACGATTGCTGGCGCTCTCATGCGCGGAATCGACCGTGCTGACGCTGCGCGCTTTTCGTTTTTAATATCCTTGCCCGCGATTCTGGGTGCTTGTGTCTTGCAAACAGCCAAGCTCGTAGAAACACCGCTTGAAACAGCTTTATTGATCCCGATGCTCGTGGGCACCATGTTTGCCGGACTAGCTGGATATGTAGCCATTCGCTGGATGCTTACAATCATCAGTACAGGCTCGATGAAGGGCTTCGCTATCTACGTCTGGGTATTGGGTGGATTAATTTTACTCATGCAACTCTTGGGCTGGTAA
- a CDS encoding toprim domain-containing protein — protein sequence MAGCVMIVEGKTDKERLLRVLAEPVTILCTYGSYSLEKGEKLLAQTEDAEEVYLFTDEDDSGKKLRTNLSEDFPDAIHLHTPKMYREVADTPLSVLAEILERAGFAVIVPHPDLGER from the coding sequence ATGGCAGGGTGTGTCATGATCGTTGAGGGGAAGACAGACAAAGAACGCTTGCTTCGGGTGCTAGCTGAGCCTGTCACCATTCTTTGTACATACGGTTCCTACAGCTTGGAAAAAGGGGAGAAGTTGCTCGCCCAAACGGAAGATGCAGAAGAGGTATATCTTTTTACCGATGAAGATGACAGCGGGAAAAAATTGCGAACGAATCTAAGTGAAGACTTTCCTGATGCGATCCATCTGCATACGCCGAAAATGTACAGAGAGGTTGCCGACACGCCTCTTTCGGTACTGGCAGAAATTTTGGAGCGAGCAGGCTTTGCGGTTATTGTGCCTCATCCTGATCTTGGAGAGCGGTAA
- a CDS encoding helix-turn-helix transcriptional regulator yields the protein MNIEQLELTEKRIKIFKALADETRLAILKTLYHSGNELNCTEVGFTCDTSKSNASYHFKTLREAGLIKVRKDGQARYMSIYKETFNQILPGFLDTL from the coding sequence ATGAATATTGAACAACTTGAACTAACCGAAAAGCGAATCAAGATTTTTAAAGCGTTGGCAGATGAGACAAGACTAGCCATTTTAAAGACCTTGTATCATTCCGGCAACGAGCTGAATTGTACAGAAGTGGGCTTTACCTGCGACACTTCCAAGTCAAATGCCTCCTATCATTTCAAGACACTTCGAGAGGCAGGACTGATCAAAGTCAGAAAGGATGGACAAGCACGGTACATGAGCATATATAAAGAAACCTTCAATCAAATACTGCCTGGCTTTTTAGATACCTTGTGA
- a CDS encoding MFS transporter, whose product MERLFLMIFFFTMFLIGTNTFIISPLLPTLRELYHVSTNQAAWLIGTYALGFALAALVAGPLSDNRNRKHVMAVGMLGFALSTLACAFAPGFTAMLFFRFLAGTCSAFIGPQVWAAIPVLFPPARIGKAMGIVMAGLSVSQVIGVPIGSFLSAYHWSFPFLAVGIASLGAFVLIIRKLPDLLPPPPIDGLGTNNARVAIFARYKDLLRLPQASRSFIGYFVFMTGVYAVFSFYGVWLSDQYQQSVTEIGLITLVIGLGNTVGSLLSGWLLERWKRNTILTVGFLGSALLYLVLPYIPGVGFLQVVLFFMYCFGGVLVPVLMGYLQSLSDTSRGTISSLANACMYIGTFIASSFAGSLYSLFGFVGVSTFATFTFLIAYILFVLRTGKLNVTARA is encoded by the coding sequence ATGGAGCGCCTATTTTTGATGATCTTTTTCTTCACCATGTTTTTGATCGGTACGAATACATTTATCATTAGCCCACTGCTGCCAACCTTGCGAGAGTTATATCACGTATCCACGAACCAGGCAGCCTGGCTGATCGGAACTTATGCTCTCGGATTTGCATTGGCCGCTTTAGTCGCCGGTCCGCTATCAGATAATCGAAACAGGAAACATGTGATGGCAGTCGGTATGCTTGGATTTGCACTTTCCACACTTGCATGCGCCTTTGCACCTGGTTTCACCGCGATGCTCTTCTTTCGTTTTCTTGCCGGGACCTGCTCTGCCTTTATCGGTCCTCAAGTGTGGGCTGCCATTCCTGTTTTGTTTCCCCCGGCTCGTATCGGAAAAGCTATGGGGATTGTCATGGCAGGTCTTTCGGTTTCCCAAGTGATCGGTGTACCTATAGGCAGTTTTCTGTCAGCTTATCATTGGTCGTTTCCTTTTTTGGCTGTTGGAATTGCTTCTCTTGGAGCTTTTGTACTCATAATCCGAAAACTTCCTGATTTATTGCCTCCTCCCCCCATAGACGGACTTGGAACAAACAACGCCCGAGTGGCTATTTTTGCACGTTACAAGGATCTGTTGCGACTGCCACAAGCTTCACGCAGCTTTATCGGCTATTTCGTTTTCATGACGGGTGTCTATGCGGTCTTTTCATTCTATGGCGTATGGCTTTCCGATCAATATCAGCAATCCGTTACCGAAATTGGCTTGATCACTTTAGTTATCGGGCTTGGCAACACCGTTGGCAGCTTACTCAGCGGTTGGTTACTCGAGCGTTGGAAGAGAAATACGATTTTGACCGTTGGGTTTCTGGGCAGCGCCCTGCTCTATCTTGTTTTGCCTTACATACCGGGAGTCGGCTTTTTGCAGGTTGTCCTCTTCTTCATGTACTGCTTCGGCGGTGTACTCGTGCCTGTCCTGATGGGTTACTTGCAATCATTGTCCGACACCTCGCGCGGTACCATATCGAGCTTGGCCAACGCTTGCATGTACATAGGGACTTTCATTGCCTCTTCTTTCGCAGGCAGTTTGTATTCTCTTTTTGGTTTCGTAGGTGTCAGCACCTTCGCCACCTTCACTTTTCTTATCGCCTATATTCTCTTTGTTTTGAGGACTGGTAAATTAAATGTAACCGCACGAGCATGA
- a CDS encoding MFS transporter, producing MDSSPSLWKNSSFLKLWLAQMTASIGDQCYSFALLWYLLQATKSGAALSLLAIPEMVAGLMFYLVGGVMADRYSPRMLMVGADVARILVAITVGILVYMGVGEFAFFLAAQFLLGLFSSLFQPARTVALKSVVPQEQLARANAILDTTFRTIRIIAPMSIGLVASIIPLSTLFFVNAGSYFISVLFLYAIRISLTDQQRVSTTKMTPSQYVRDIASGLQELKQNRALFLILLFSNMGFLVWQVTYTVGFPFMAERMQQGNGSTLAVLLGFYGIGNLLGSLYMARSFYTRYLFVIMVGWVFQAVGFLLLTAGGTAHWIAFLGAAVAGIGGPLIGIPTVTAIQIKASSNSTGKIFAINMLMFTFFCTLSSSLGAIWMGKWPVEQLFLVSGLFLAAMSFAGFLIEKRKTTAQHQSSSV from the coding sequence GTGGATTCATCCCCATCTTTATGGAAAAACAGTTCTTTCCTCAAGCTTTGGCTTGCGCAAATGACGGCAAGCATCGGTGATCAATGCTACAGCTTCGCATTACTCTGGTATTTGCTGCAAGCAACCAAATCGGGTGCGGCGCTCAGCCTGCTCGCAATCCCGGAAATGGTGGCGGGTCTCATGTTTTACCTCGTCGGCGGAGTCATGGCTGACCGGTACAGCCCACGAATGCTCATGGTGGGAGCCGATGTTGCGCGAATTCTTGTCGCGATCACGGTTGGCATCCTGGTCTACATGGGTGTAGGAGAGTTTGCTTTTTTTCTGGCAGCCCAATTCTTGTTGGGGTTGTTCTCCAGTCTGTTTCAGCCAGCGCGAACCGTTGCACTCAAATCAGTGGTCCCCCAAGAGCAGCTAGCGCGAGCAAATGCCATCTTGGACACAACTTTCCGAACGATTCGGATTATTGCGCCCATGTCGATTGGACTGGTCGCTTCCATCATACCGCTGTCTACTTTGTTTTTTGTGAACGCAGGCAGCTATTTCATTTCCGTCTTGTTTCTTTATGCCATTCGTATTTCGTTGACCGATCAACAACGCGTATCTACTACGAAAATGACACCCAGTCAGTACGTCCGGGATATTGCCTCAGGTTTACAGGAGCTAAAACAAAATCGTGCTCTGTTCTTGATTCTTCTCTTTAGCAATATGGGCTTTCTCGTCTGGCAGGTCACTTACACAGTGGGCTTCCCGTTTATGGCCGAACGCATGCAGCAAGGAAACGGAAGTACATTAGCTGTCTTGTTGGGCTTTTACGGGATCGGGAACTTGCTAGGAAGCCTGTATATGGCTCGATCGTTCTATACTCGCTATTTGTTTGTGATTATGGTTGGATGGGTGTTTCAGGCAGTCGGATTCCTGTTGCTTACGGCAGGAGGTACCGCTCACTGGATTGCCTTCCTCGGAGCAGCCGTGGCAGGGATCGGCGGGCCGCTCATTGGTATCCCGACCGTGACTGCCATTCAAATCAAAGCGTCCAGCAACAGTACAGGCAAAATTTTTGCGATCAATATGCTCATGTTCACTTTCTTTTGCACATTGTCCAGCAGCCTCGGTGCAATCTGGATGGGCAAATGGCCTGTCGAGCAGCTTTTCCTCGTCAGTGGACTATTCCTCGCTGCCATGAGCTTCGCAGGCTTCCTGATAGAAAAACGAAAAACAACCGCACAACATCAATCCTCCTCTGTTTAA
- a CDS encoding agmatine/peptidylarginine deiminase produces MNKVMVLCAGVVLTAGILIGCMPSKAEESQSVEKQFVGKYTMPDEKSKHEGTWLLWPHNFTYGKGYQEEVESIWIEMTAALSEGENVHIVAYDQYEKDYIYDLLYEEGIHMDKIDFYIAPTDDVWARDTAPIFVYDKDKNLKMMDWGFNGWGKKTPYKKDALLSSKLSKQSGMERIDLNDLVLEGGVFELDGNGTFLSTRSAVTNKNRNPQFSEADIEEYIKEYLGATNFIWLDGVPGQDITDFHIDGFAKFYDKSTIITMNENDLEEWGVPNKDRKTLLHAKNAFGKAYQYEYLPITKHNVVLENGKDLGYKGSYINFYIGNTVVLVPNYDDPNDKVANDIIQKLYPDRKVIGIDVRELYKHGGMIHCVTQQQPVEMP; encoded by the coding sequence ATGAATAAGGTAATGGTACTGTGCGCAGGGGTTGTACTAACGGCTGGGATTTTAATAGGGTGTATGCCAAGTAAAGCGGAGGAGAGTCAAAGTGTGGAAAAACAATTCGTAGGCAAGTACACCATGCCTGATGAAAAAAGCAAGCATGAAGGTACGTGGTTACTATGGCCGCATAACTTTACGTATGGGAAAGGTTATCAAGAAGAGGTTGAGTCCATTTGGATCGAGATGACAGCTGCCTTAAGTGAAGGGGAAAATGTCCATATTGTCGCCTATGATCAATACGAAAAGGACTATATATATGATCTCCTGTACGAGGAAGGTATCCATATGGATAAAATTGACTTCTATATTGCTCCTACTGACGATGTATGGGCAAGAGATACTGCCCCTATCTTTGTATACGACAAGGATAAGAACTTGAAAATGATGGACTGGGGATTTAATGGATGGGGGAAGAAAACGCCGTATAAAAAAGATGCATTACTTTCAAGCAAGCTAAGCAAGCAATCAGGAATGGAAAGAATTGATTTGAATGATCTTGTACTTGAAGGTGGAGTATTTGAACTGGATGGGAATGGTACATTTTTATCGACACGCAGTGCTGTTACGAATAAGAATAGAAATCCCCAATTTTCAGAAGCAGACATTGAGGAATATATAAAAGAGTATCTTGGTGCTACGAACTTTATTTGGTTAGATGGTGTGCCTGGCCAGGACATTACAGATTTTCACATTGATGGCTTTGCTAAATTTTATGATAAGTCAACCATCATTACGATGAATGAAAATGATTTGGAAGAATGGGGTGTCCCGAATAAGGATAGAAAAACATTACTACATGCAAAGAATGCCTTTGGAAAGGCGTATCAATATGAGTATTTACCAATAACGAAACACAATGTCGTTTTAGAGAATGGAAAGGACCTGGGATACAAAGGTTCCTATATCAATTTTTATATTGGGAATACCGTTGTATTAGTTCCGAATTATGATGATCCGAATGACAAAGTGGCAAACGATATCATCCAAAAACTATACCCTGACCGTAAAGTGATTGGCATTGATGTAAGAGAGCTTTATAAACATGGCGGGATGATTCATTGTGTGACACAACAACAGCCAGTTGAAATGCCTTAA
- a CDS encoding MerR family transcriptional regulator, which produces MYTISRFSQLCKMSARMLRHYDKEELLKPVHVDTTNGYRYYEKSQLETALLIKKLKEYRFSLPEIKSILQTSDRKLFIGLIHSKINELSNEMNRYRQIIAEMQEMIEKKADIIRGERRSYDILLGMRNEVSVISQRLQIRIADMDKYIDSIYVKAEENQVQLLGAPSVVFFDEEFTPDHSNIELMIPIVNGDSVDSSSEWQIKQLPEQFVATTLHFGSYDDIGYAHMALEEWTESNGYCLEGPPYETYLKGTECDCPVEEYVTQISFPVMKKAK; this is translated from the coding sequence ATGTACACAATCAGCAGATTTTCTCAGCTTTGCAAAATGAGTGCACGCATGTTGCGACACTATGACAAGGAAGAACTTTTGAAGCCTGTACATGTAGATACCACAAATGGGTACAGATACTATGAAAAGAGTCAATTAGAAACAGCCTTATTGATCAAGAAGCTGAAAGAATACAGATTTTCCCTGCCAGAGATTAAATCGATCCTTCAGACATCAGACAGGAAATTATTTATCGGATTGATCCACTCGAAAATAAATGAATTATCCAATGAGATGAATCGATATAGACAAATCATTGCAGAAATGCAAGAGATGATTGAAAAAAAAGCGGATATCATTCGTGGGGAAAGAAGATCGTACGATATATTGCTGGGGATGAGAAACGAAGTAAGTGTCATCAGTCAAAGATTACAGATTCGTATTGCGGATATGGACAAGTACATTGATTCTATATACGTAAAGGCGGAAGAAAATCAAGTTCAGTTACTGGGTGCTCCGTCTGTTGTGTTTTTCGATGAAGAATTTACTCCTGATCACAGCAATATTGAGTTGATGATCCCGATCGTTAATGGGGATAGCGTTGATTCATCAAGCGAATGGCAAATCAAACAACTTCCCGAACAGTTTGTTGCGACTACTTTGCATTTCGGAAGTTATGACGATATCGGATACGCCCATATGGCACTTGAAGAGTGGACAGAAAGCAACGGCTACTGCTTGGAAGGTCCACCTTACGAAACCTACTTGAAAGGCACAGAATGTGACTGTCCTGTCGAAGAATATGTGACACAGATCTCCTTTCCGGTTATGAAAAAAGCCAAATAG
- a CDS encoding ammonium transporter, with the protein MEPTVASLSSAIDATWVMVSAILVILMQVGFALLEAGSTRMKNAGHVAGKTVLTFGICSIAFWAFGFGLTFGDGNTFIGLTGFFFDGMQKDAFSAFSAATVPISILFLFQLAFAAVSLAIAWGGFAERAKLSIYFIFSVLFTVLIYPVVGHWVWGGGWLAQLGMQDFAGSTVVHLQGAIVALVATILLKPRIGKYNRDGSSNLIPGHNQVYSVLGVLFLWIGWFGFNAGSTLGSTSGFFGYIAVTTNLATAAGAAAALAISWIVMGKADIPSMLNGVLAALVAITASCAFVDPWAAVVIGAMSGILTFYTSIWFDRMGIDDPVFAFSVHGVAGIWGTLSTGLFATPELAEKVGVGGPGLFYGGGLHQLGVQALGLAGSALYVFIVAFIILYVLKVTIGLRVTEEEEVVGLDLSEHGGYGYPELLQPERVRPAASTQSSTSHSLS; encoded by the coding sequence ATGGAACCTACTGTCGCAAGTCTCTCGTCTGCCATTGACGCCACATGGGTCATGGTCTCGGCCATTCTGGTCATTCTCATGCAGGTTGGATTCGCCCTGCTAGAAGCTGGTTCTACTCGCATGAAAAACGCTGGTCACGTCGCAGGCAAAACGGTCCTTACCTTCGGCATCTGCTCGATTGCCTTTTGGGCATTTGGCTTTGGTCTGACGTTTGGAGACGGCAACACTTTCATCGGACTTACCGGATTCTTTTTTGACGGCATGCAAAAAGACGCTTTCTCCGCTTTTTCCGCTGCAACTGTTCCTATCTCGATTCTCTTCCTCTTTCAGCTCGCTTTTGCAGCCGTTTCACTCGCGATTGCCTGGGGCGGTTTTGCTGAACGTGCCAAGCTATCCATTTATTTTATTTTCAGTGTACTGTTTACTGTCCTCATCTATCCTGTCGTCGGTCACTGGGTATGGGGCGGCGGTTGGTTGGCACAGCTCGGAATGCAAGACTTCGCTGGTTCTACGGTTGTCCATCTCCAAGGTGCCATCGTCGCACTCGTCGCCACTATCCTTTTGAAGCCTCGCATTGGAAAATACAATCGCGACGGCAGCTCCAATCTGATTCCTGGTCACAACCAGGTCTACTCTGTCTTAGGTGTCCTGTTTCTTTGGATCGGCTGGTTCGGCTTTAACGCAGGCTCCACACTCGGCAGTACATCTGGATTTTTCGGCTATATCGCCGTCACTACCAATCTCGCTACCGCAGCAGGCGCTGCCGCCGCTCTCGCCATATCCTGGATCGTCATGGGGAAAGCAGATATCCCAAGCATGCTCAACGGCGTGCTCGCAGCTCTCGTCGCGATTACGGCATCCTGCGCCTTCGTCGATCCATGGGCGGCTGTCGTGATCGGCGCTATGTCAGGTATTCTTACATTCTATACATCCATTTGGTTTGATCGCATGGGGATTGATGATCCTGTCTTCGCATTTTCCGTGCATGGGGTGGCTGGTATTTGGGGAACGTTGTCCACAGGTTTATTCGCTACCCCGGAGTTGGCTGAAAAGGTCGGCGTAGGCGGTCCTGGGCTGTTTTATGGCGGTGGTCTGCATCAGTTAGGGGTTCAGGCGTTGGGCTTGGCTGGCTCCGCGCTCTACGTTTTCATAGTAGCCTTCATCATTTTGTATGTGTTAAAAGTAACCATTGGCCTGCGAGTCACTGAAGAGGAAGAGGTGGTTGGACTTGACCTTAGCGAACACGGGGGATACGGCTATCCCGAACTACTCCAGCCTGAACGCGTACGACCAGCTGCATCTACCCAAAGCAGCACCTCTCACTCTCTTTCCTGA
- a CDS encoding DUF294 nucleotidyltransferase-like domain-containing protein — MRRELLDPSPLRPLNRAGELASFSIVVNLIHDNLIRQGVLLAVNDLARRGLGTPPVPFAFLQFGSGGRSEQALISDQDNGLVYQLPDHLSEQETEKIHGYFQLLGATIVAGLEVAGYPPCQGNVTCLSPKWRGSTEQWLDQIDRWVSHPIWENARYLLLASDVRVLWGESAIFTPVHDRFRQLLAENVFLLNRLVSNTLHYRVPLGIFGRVLPEVHGRFRGAINVKYGIYLPLVNCVRHFALAHGIFASSTLERLDLLGEKGVWSKSFCDEVAAYFRQIQGLRLIAPLHWEDGQYTSNSYIKLGELSPDTQVMVRQSMKLAIRLQKMTEKLPSVFGG; from the coding sequence TTGCGTCGAGAATTGTTGGACCCTTCTCCGTTGCGCCCGTTGAATCGCGCAGGGGAATTGGCTTCCTTTTCCATCGTCGTCAATCTGATTCACGACAATCTCATCCGACAAGGGGTGCTCCTCGCAGTGAACGACCTTGCCAGAAGGGGCTTGGGCACCCCTCCCGTCCCCTTTGCCTTTTTGCAATTCGGCAGTGGCGGCAGATCAGAGCAAGCACTCATCAGCGATCAGGATAACGGTCTTGTCTATCAACTACCAGATCATCTGAGCGAACAGGAAACAGAAAAAATACATGGCTACTTTCAGTTGTTGGGGGCGACGATCGTTGCTGGTTTGGAGGTAGCCGGCTATCCTCCCTGCCAAGGGAATGTCACTTGCCTCTCCCCAAAATGGCGAGGCAGTACCGAGCAATGGCTGGACCAAATAGACAGATGGGTCTCTCACCCCATCTGGGAGAACGCCCGTTATTTACTGCTCGCAAGTGATGTGCGTGTCTTATGGGGTGAATCGGCCATTTTTACTCCCGTCCATGACCGCTTCCGTCAACTGCTTGCAGAGAATGTCTTCTTGCTGAATCGACTGGTGAGCAATACGTTGCATTATCGGGTGCCGCTCGGAATCTTCGGCAGAGTTTTACCTGAGGTCCATGGACGCTTCCGCGGCGCCATCAATGTGAAGTACGGCATTTATTTGCCACTGGTGAATTGCGTACGGCATTTCGCCTTGGCACATGGCATCTTTGCCAGCTCTACCTTGGAACGATTGGATCTACTCGGTGAAAAAGGAGTCTGGAGCAAAAGCTTTTGTGACGAGGTAGCCGCATACTTCCGGCAAATTCAAGGCCTGCGACTGATCGCTCCCCTCCATTGGGAAGATGGGCAATACACGAGCAATAGCTATATCAAACTAGGGGAGCTTTCTCCTGACACTCAAGTGATGGTACGACAGTCGATGAAGCTGGCAATCCGCCTTCAAAAAATGACAGAAAAGCTCCCGTCCGTTTTTGGGGGATAG
- a CDS encoding 3'-5' exonuclease, with product MAKWDLFGRIWHMNRAIPDIADDKQHIAYLRSISKANKPVDSSADIPLHDLEVVVVDLETTGFYPDHGDAIISMGAVAMRGEHLLLGDSFYTLVNPGRAIPPHIRSLTGITDDMVADAPELLEALSRFFQFVGDRPLVAHHSRHEREFLRSGLWKTSRRPFSHRMLDTMLLIRLLSNPIGNGSLDALCAAHDIPISRRHHAYCDAVAAGTLWAKYLVKAQFQGFTNLRQVYEAVR from the coding sequence GTGGCAAAATGGGACTTATTCGGTCGCATCTGGCATATGAACCGGGCTATACCAGATATAGCAGATGACAAACAACACATCGCCTATCTGCGCTCCATCTCCAAAGCGAATAAACCAGTCGATTCCAGTGCCGATATTCCTCTACACGATCTGGAGGTTGTCGTCGTCGATCTGGAAACGACCGGTTTTTATCCCGACCACGGAGACGCGATTATATCGATGGGAGCAGTCGCCATGAGAGGAGAGCACCTCCTCCTCGGCGATTCTTTTTATACGCTGGTCAATCCCGGTCGGGCGATTCCTCCGCACATCCGCTCTCTCACCGGAATTACCGATGATATGGTTGCCGATGCTCCCGAGCTGTTAGAGGCTTTGTCCCGTTTTTTTCAATTCGTTGGAGATCGTCCGCTCGTTGCCCATCACTCTCGCCATGAGCGTGAATTTTTACGATCTGGACTTTGGAAAACAAGTCGGCGTCCGTTTAGCCATCGAATGCTGGATACGATGCTGCTCATCCGATTATTGAGTAATCCGATTGGCAACGGCTCGCTGGATGCCCTCTGTGCGGCACACGACATCCCGATCTCACGCAGGCATCACGCTTACTGTGACGCTGTTGCCGCTGGTACGCTCTGGGCGAAGTATTTGGTGAAAGCACAATTCCAAGGCTTTACAAACCTGCGGCAGGTTTACGAGGCCGTACGCTAG
- a CDS encoding GNAT family N-acetyltransferase — protein MLQIRDAVLGDLPAMLAIYNYAVENLVATFDLEPQTLAQREVWFHKHGDRHPIIAAEYEGKVIGYCSLSVFREKPAYQKSTELSIYIAPDQSGKGVGTTLMNAILERARQLEYHTIVSGIVGGNDASVKLHEKFGFTLAGRFQEVGFKFGEWHDVHFYQWMVK, from the coding sequence ATGCTACAGATCAGAGACGCAGTTCTGGGCGACCTGCCCGCTATGCTCGCTATTTACAACTACGCGGTAGAAAATCTGGTTGCGACATTTGACTTAGAGCCACAGACGCTTGCCCAGCGCGAAGTGTGGTTTCACAAACACGGTGACAGACATCCCATCATCGCCGCCGAATACGAAGGGAAAGTGATCGGATATTGCAGTCTGTCCGTTTTCCGTGAGAAGCCCGCCTATCAAAAATCTACGGAACTGTCTATTTATATCGCCCCTGATCAAAGTGGGAAAGGTGTTGGCACTACCTTAATGAATGCGATTCTGGAGCGTGCCAGACAACTCGAATACCACACGATCGTGAGCGGAATCGTGGGGGGCAATGACGCCAGCGTGAAGCTGCACGAGAAGTTCGGTTTTACATTGGCAGGGAGGTTTCAAGAGGTGGGATTCAAGTTCGGAGAATGGCACGACGTTCATTTTTATCAATGGATGGTCAAGTAA